The DNA sequence AAGGCCCGAGTAGCTCGTGCCGCTCACAACATCAGAAGCGGCACACAGGCGCGAGCGAATTTCACCCGGCGTCTGGCACAGCACCGCCCCTGCCGGAGACCACGGGAACCGTCTCACCCCAATATTGGCGCTGGCGCCGAGATCTGTCCTGGGCGCTGGTGTACAGGTGCCACCGGATTCTCTGCCCCGGGTCCGGCCCTGCAGCAGCCGGTATTCGGGTGCAGGACATTTGGCCGGGCCCTACCCTCGCAAGGCATGACGAGCATCGACGAGCGGATCAGCGACTTCTACACGGAGTACGACGAGGCGTCCCGGCTGCACGCCACCGCGACGGGCCGCCTGGAGTTCGAGCGGACCCGGGAGCTGCTGCGCCGACGCTTACCTCCGGCGCCGGCCCGTGTGCTGGACGTGGGCGGCGGCCCGGGGACGCACGCCCGATGGCTATCCGAGGACGGCTACGAGGTGCTGCTCGTGGACCCCGTGCCGAAGCACGTGGAACAGGCCCGCGCGCACGCGCCGGGGTGTTCGGCCGAGCTCGGGGACGCCCGCGACCTGGCCCTCCCGTCCCACAGCTTCGACGCGGTCCTTCTCTTGGGCCCGCTGTACCACCTGGCGGACCGCGCGGACCGGCTCAGGGCCCTCCGGGAGGCTCGCCGGGTCGCGGCACCGGGTGGTCTGGTGGCAACCGCAGGGATCTCCCGCTACTCCTTGATGCAGGACTACACCGTCAGCGCGGGCTTGTCCCCGGAGCTGCTGGCCGGTGAGGTCACGCAGGTGGTCCGTACCGGCTCCTACGACGGCAGCAGGGGGTTCACGGTGGTGCACTTCCACACCGCAGCCGAGCTTGCCCAGGAGGCTGGCGAGGCGGGGCTCAGCGGTGTGAGTGTGCACGGGATCGAGGGCCCGGGGTGGGCGTACGTAGTCGCGGCCGGCCGCTTCGCGGACCAGGAGGTGGCGGGAGCGCTCCTCGCGGACGCGATCGCGACGGCCCGCCTCGCAGACGAGCACGGAGTGTTCACCGACGCCTCGGCGCACATCCTCGTGGTCGGCACAGCATGAGCTGCCTCGTTCCGAGTCGGACGGTGAACATCACTACGCCGCGGAGGCAACACCGCCGTCCCCCTGGCCCATTCCGTGAACTTCAGGCTGGGGAATGAGTGACCGTCGACAGCAGCCTGCCGCCGCCCGCAAAGCAGCGACAGAGCCAACTTCTGTGGTGCGGTCATGCTGTGTGACTGGCCGTCATGGCGTTGGCAAGCTGTGTGACAGGGTCGTAGGTGATCCGGTGCCGGGACTGCTGCGTCGGCCAGGTAGAGAGACTGTCGTCTGACCAGCGCGGAACCACGTGGAAGTGCAGGTGGGGTACTGACTGCTCCGAGTCGGGGCCGCTGGCGCTGAGGACGTTCACGCCTCCGGCGTTCAATGCGGTCCGCATCTTCCCGGCAAGGCGCTGGACCAGCCCCATGGTGTGGGCCAGGACCTCCGGCGGAGTATCGAAGATGTCCGCGTAGTGGGATGTGGGAATCACCAGGGTGTGCCCGGGCGCGAGTGGGTTCAGTGGAGCGAACGCTGTGGCCACGGGACCGCGGATCACCCACCGGGCCGAGTCCTCACGGA is a window from the Streptomyces sp. NBC_01244 genome containing:
- a CDS encoding methyltransferase domain-containing protein, which translates into the protein MTSIDERISDFYTEYDEASRLHATATGRLEFERTRELLRRRLPPAPARVLDVGGGPGTHARWLSEDGYEVLLVDPVPKHVEQARAHAPGCSAELGDARDLALPSHSFDAVLLLGPLYHLADRADRLRALREARRVAAPGGLVATAGISRYSLMQDYTVSAGLSPELLAGEVTQVVRTGSYDGSRGFTVVHFHTAAELAQEAGEAGLSGVSVHGIEGPGWAYVVAAGRFADQEVAGALLADAIATARLADEHGVFTDASAHILVVGTA
- a CDS encoding HIT family protein, which codes for MDCIFCCLIREDSARWVIRGPVATAFAPLNPLAPGHTLVIPTSHYADIFDTPPEVLAHTMGLVQRLAGKMRTALNAGGVNVLSASGPDSEQSVPHLHFHVVPRWSDDSLSTWPTQQSRHRITYDPVTQLANAMTASHTA